The genomic DNA GGCCTGCATTATCCTTTTGAAATGTTTGGGGTTAAAATATACCGTGCACTAAAACTTGCAAAAACACCAGCGCGGAAGCAGGATATGTGGTTGTGGCTTTTTCATGAACAAGTAGTAAAGACCATCACCTTTATGCTGTCCAACTTAACCTCACACAAAAAGCACGCACTTTTATAGTAAATAAagcagctctgctctaacaTCCCCTCCCTTCGTGTTTCCAGGAGAGTGAGAACCTGGAGAAGGAAAATGCCGCCCTGAGGAAGGAGGTGAAGCAGCTGACAGAGGAGGCCAAGTATCTGTCGTCTGTGCTGAGCAGCCACGAACCTCTGTGCACCGGCCTGGCTCCTCAGACCCCGGACCTCCTCTATCCTCCTCATCACAGCAGCTACAGCACCAGCCAAAAGTTTGGGGTGtatccaaacttttgactggcaCTGCACCACCGCCAGCAAATCGCTGTACCACACTACCAGCGCtaaccccctccccctcccaaCTGACTACTGAAGATGTACTGCGAAACAGACGACTGACCTCAATGGAGAGAGACTGACTGGAGATATTTCAATCAGTGTTAAAAACCTGATCACAGAGTAACAAGACAGACCAACGTGTCTGCCACACACGGCAGCCAAACTGTAATTATTTATTTCGCTTCTGCTCGTCTCTCTGCTTTTCTGATTTATTATCAGTAATCTATCTGTGAACTTAAATGGCTCATTGAGTAGAATTATCAGCCAGTCCATGTTTACACAGAGTGAAGAACCAACCTAGTATATAAATGT from Maylandia zebra isolate NMK-2024a linkage group LG15, Mzebra_GT3a, whole genome shotgun sequence includes the following:
- the batf gene encoding basic leucine zipper transcriptional factor ATF-like, whose product is MAQGSDSNDTSYKSPSPGSRQSSDDPKKVMRREKNRIAAQKSRLRQTQKADSLHLESENLEKENAALRKEVKQLTEEAKYLSSVLSSHEPLCTGLAPQTPDLLYPPHHSSYSTSQKFGVYPNF